One Gimesia aquarii DNA segment encodes these proteins:
- a CDS encoding secretin and TonB N-terminal domain-containing protein, translating into MKRQFFIPAFWATLTGLSLLLIAAMTDVKTPHALFISPQHQAKTQRAEIGLVVSKKMALPEAEPQTSVSNLNTSTKAIPQQQTPQTAATLPETQTQTGSLQKKTPRSRILVEPGIEISTAPETDVKRVRSVQFNVASNSDLKTRESEPSKMELRLASLTKQVDRLANLQLQSRQQSNIELAQNTDRLEQATKLLQQMQQMNQLRDLERKLDSMQQKSEANSTDAEKKTTPQSTEAPQTEQSEGTTKKKNQPLLKVSPNNDSKETFSLQIQDAEIMQVLDMLGELSETNILAGQGVTGTITANLKNVTPAQALDAILRSRDLTSEKEGEFIYVMTQAEMEQKKKSNRKVITKLYTPFYVSAKELQNLITPLLTENVGLVSLTTPSEIGISPDATQAGGDSFAQNDSIVVRDYPEIIEEVDHLLEKMDVPPMQVVIEAMIISVLLTDDMRFGVNFAMLGDNGRSLLVDGNGQTLNNSSGFPGSGASSIVPPTGQFIADVAGLKYGFLRGDISGFIEALEDITETNLIASPQLRALNKQKAELIIGDRISYSTITQNGNTSIQNVNFLDSGIVLNMRPFITPDGQIRMEIHPERSTATISEVTDLPDLQTTEVTTNVMVRDGHTVVIGGLIEERANNTKNQVPFLGAIPVIGNAFRLQRETLRRTELIILITPRIIHAEAARAEGETLEYEAAERIAAFKENFLPINQVRIVQSHIKQAKKYLRIGNLPKAKLHINTAVRLDKNNIEAIQLQKYIKEALKNRNRSLIGLPPTQATEVHIPSLEGDP; encoded by the coding sequence ATGAAAAGACAATTTTTTATACCTGCATTTTGGGCAACACTGACTGGGCTATCGCTGCTATTGATTGCCGCGATGACTGATGTCAAAACCCCTCATGCTCTATTTATTTCACCTCAACATCAGGCGAAAACACAACGCGCTGAGATTGGGTTGGTTGTCAGCAAAAAGATGGCGTTGCCAGAAGCGGAACCGCAGACATCTGTTTCAAATCTGAATACGAGCACGAAAGCAATTCCACAGCAACAGACTCCGCAAACAGCAGCGACACTTCCAGAGACTCAAACGCAAACGGGTTCACTTCAAAAGAAAACACCCCGATCGCGGATTCTGGTTGAACCTGGAATCGAAATTTCCACTGCTCCTGAAACTGATGTAAAGCGAGTACGTTCTGTACAATTTAATGTGGCTTCCAATTCAGACCTGAAAACGCGTGAGTCAGAACCTTCCAAAATGGAACTGCGTTTGGCTAGTTTGACCAAACAAGTCGATCGGCTCGCGAATCTGCAACTCCAATCTCGTCAACAATCCAACATAGAATTAGCACAAAATACGGACCGGCTGGAACAGGCAACGAAACTACTTCAACAGATGCAGCAAATGAATCAGTTGCGTGATCTAGAACGCAAGCTGGACAGCATGCAGCAAAAGTCGGAAGCAAATTCAACTGATGCAGAGAAAAAAACAACTCCGCAGAGCACTGAAGCACCTCAAACGGAACAGTCCGAGGGCACTACTAAAAAAAAGAATCAGCCACTTCTCAAAGTGAGCCCTAACAATGATTCAAAGGAAACGTTTTCTTTACAAATTCAAGATGCAGAAATTATGCAGGTTCTGGATATGCTTGGGGAACTTTCCGAAACAAACATTCTAGCGGGGCAGGGCGTGACGGGTACGATTACCGCTAATTTAAAGAACGTCACTCCTGCACAAGCTCTGGATGCGATTTTGCGTTCGCGCGATTTAACTTCAGAAAAAGAGGGTGAGTTTATTTACGTGATGACACAGGCAGAAATGGAACAGAAAAAAAAGTCCAACCGCAAGGTGATCACGAAATTATATACTCCTTTCTATGTGAGCGCTAAAGAATTACAAAACCTGATTACACCTTTATTGACAGAAAATGTCGGGCTTGTTTCATTAACTACTCCCAGTGAAATTGGTATCTCGCCCGATGCAACGCAAGCTGGCGGTGACTCATTTGCACAGAATGACTCCATTGTTGTTCGCGATTATCCTGAAATCATAGAAGAAGTTGACCATTTACTGGAAAAAATGGACGTACCTCCAATGCAAGTCGTCATCGAAGCCATGATCATCAGTGTGCTGCTTACAGATGACATGCGATTCGGCGTGAACTTTGCGATGTTGGGAGATAATGGTCGAAGCTTGCTTGTAGATGGCAACGGTCAGACCTTAAACAACTCCAGTGGTTTTCCAGGCTCTGGTGCGAGTTCAATTGTTCCACCGACAGGACAGTTTATTGCAGACGTCGCTGGCCTGAAATACGGATTTTTGCGCGGTGATATTAGTGGATTCATCGAAGCCCTGGAAGACATTACCGAAACGAACCTGATCGCATCACCTCAGCTACGTGCTTTAAACAAACAGAAAGCCGAATTGATCATCGGCGATCGAATCAGTTATTCCACCATCACACAAAATGGAAATACCTCGATTCAGAATGTCAACTTTCTGGACTCGGGTATTGTTCTCAACATGCGTCCCTTTATTACCCCCGATGGACAAATTCGCATGGAAATTCATCCGGAACGAAGTACTGCTACAATCAGTGAGGTAACGGACCTGCCGGATTTACAAACAACAGAGGTTACTACCAATGTCATGGTTCGCGATGGCCATACCGTAGTCATCGGTGGTTTGATCGAAGAACGAGCCAATAATACAAAAAATCAGGTCCCTTTTTTAGGGGCGATTCCTGTGATTGGCAATGCATTTCGTCTTCAACGGGAAACACTCAGACGTACGGAACTGATTATTCTGATTACTCCCCGCATCATACATGCTGAGGCAGCTCGGGCTGAGGGAGAAACACTAGAGTACGAGGCAGCAGAACGCATCGCAGCGTTTAAAGAAAACTTTCTGCCCATCAATCAGGTACGCATTGTTCAATCACACATCAAGCAAGCCAAAAAATATCTGAGAATCGGCAACTTGCCTAAAGCAAAGTTGCACATCAATACTGCAGTTCGCCTCGATAAGAACAATATCGAAGCGATTCAATTACAAAAATACATCAAAGAAGCATTGAAAAATCGAAATCGAAGCCTGATTGGTCTACCCCCTACACAAGCGACAGAAGTACATATTCCTTCGCTGGAAGGAGATCCTTAA
- a CDS encoding sensor histidine kinase, with protein MKSYSKYWFLVLLLLVVSCLDSLLISTQFMSPLFALVISLIASLAGWFWLVKTIEQDRDQIASYLRNPDLIRPGFQHKNFFGNIFAEAIQKIEDSDNDLVSTKQVKTMLKARLNTSLKKELLMESVIKQLDYGILIFDAQHELEFSNPAADPFLMDQDEQNQNYSDSSLSLSKALINNAIIPELAKLLTKTIERRDATLRRRAEFELASNDITSYYRAVATNLWDENQSILGTMIVVENIGEEQNEKTRHAEFVSSVAHELKTPMSGIKAYVEMLLDGDCDEQEAQELYGFMNDQIDRLTRLVNSMLNLARIESGVIEIKRHDHELNDILKTAADVIAPNAAEKDITFITELSDLYLPVHVDNDMLGQAIINLLSNAVKYTPNGHEVRLRSRMEDASAVIEIRDTGMGIPENSLPHIFDRFYRVPENNSSAAGTGLGLALVHFIVTNVHNGSISVQSKVNEGTSFNITIPLGHQEKKKVRQVASPVNV; from the coding sequence ATGAAAAGCTATAGTAAATACTGGTTCCTCGTATTGCTGCTGTTAGTAGTGAGCTGCTTAGATAGCCTCTTGATATCTACACAGTTTATGAGCCCGTTATTTGCGCTCGTAATCTCGCTGATTGCATCGTTAGCCGGTTGGTTCTGGTTGGTCAAAACAATAGAACAAGACCGCGATCAAATCGCTTCCTATTTAAGAAATCCAGACTTAATACGCCCAGGCTTCCAGCATAAAAACTTTTTTGGAAATATTTTTGCAGAAGCAATTCAAAAAATCGAGGATTCTGATAACGATTTAGTTTCCACAAAACAAGTTAAAACGATGCTCAAGGCCCGTTTGAATACTTCTCTCAAAAAAGAACTTCTAATGGAATCCGTGATCAAACAACTGGATTATGGAATCCTGATTTTTGACGCGCAACATGAGCTTGAATTTTCAAATCCTGCCGCTGATCCATTTCTGATGGACCAGGATGAGCAAAACCAAAACTATTCAGACTCCAGCTTGTCACTCAGCAAAGCACTAATAAATAATGCCATTATTCCCGAGCTAGCCAAACTACTCACAAAGACGATTGAACGTAGAGACGCCACGCTTCGCAGACGAGCAGAATTCGAACTCGCATCCAATGATATTACCAGTTACTATCGAGCTGTTGCCACTAATCTCTGGGATGAAAATCAGTCAATACTGGGTACAATGATTGTCGTTGAAAATATTGGTGAAGAACAGAATGAAAAAACGAGACATGCTGAATTTGTGTCCTCAGTAGCGCATGAGTTAAAAACACCGATGTCGGGAATCAAAGCTTATGTCGAAATGCTTCTGGATGGTGACTGTGATGAACAGGAAGCACAAGAACTATACGGATTTATGAATGATCAGATTGATCGTCTCACGCGATTGGTAAACAGCATGCTCAATCTTGCGAGAATTGAAAGTGGCGTCATTGAAATCAAACGACACGATCATGAGTTAAACGATATTTTGAAAACCGCCGCAGATGTAATCGCCCCCAATGCAGCAGAAAAAGACATTACATTTATCACAGAATTAAGTGATCTTTATTTACCCGTGCATGTAGACAATGACATGTTAGGTCAGGCGATTATCAATCTTTTATCGAACGCAGTTAAATATACACCTAACGGACACGAAGTACGCCTGCGGAGTCGAATGGAAGATGCTTCTGCTGTGATTGAAATTCGCGATACAGGGATGGGTATACCGGAAAACTCCTTACCCCATATTTTTGATCGATTCTATAGAGTTCCCGAAAACAATAGTTCGGCAGCCGGGACTGGTTTGGGGCTGGCATTAGTCCACTTTATTGTTACTAATGTGCACAATGGTTCGATCTCAGTTCAGTCCAAGGTGAATGAAGGGACCTCTTTTAATATTACTATTCCGCTGGGTCACCAGGAAAAGAAAAAAGTAAGGCAGGTCGCCTCACCAGTGAATGTCTGA
- a CDS encoding tetratricopeptide repeat protein yields the protein MASNNCSYLRSLLQLFCFAPLLCCGCQLVPYSTSSSVMNQAPETKDSQQENLNVEKTSDSPFNLKANELVQQALGHYSNGELKQAKILLASAREIDPGHIGTFEIEAQLSYDMGDQNQFLQSLRAIRAASPHDSEKQSAIGTLFFQAGRTEEGISCLKRAIELKPYNEDYALKLAAFYEQTGMTDEAQNVLLRALHTTPGSRRLPIALGRVCEANQQWDQARIYYAMVVNHFPKNHVWRKHFARCLYHSEHYSEAFEQFSLCQKNDPESLSLSEMIAFGDSALRIGNLEKAQHLFDQISANHKSQLLHVEILRGLCAINRGQNISAKTIIDTARTKWPTDPTLLQVASLLPAQ from the coding sequence ATGGCTTCCAATAACTGTTCCTACTTACGATCTCTGCTTCAACTGTTTTGCTTTGCTCCGCTTCTCTGCTGTGGTTGTCAGCTCGTTCCTTATTCCACTTCGTCTTCTGTAATGAATCAGGCACCGGAAACTAAGGACTCTCAGCAGGAAAATCTTAACGTAGAAAAAACGAGTGATTCTCCTTTCAATCTGAAGGCAAATGAGCTCGTCCAGCAGGCGCTTGGTCATTATTCGAATGGTGAATTAAAACAAGCAAAAATTCTTCTGGCATCAGCTCGAGAGATAGACCCCGGTCATATTGGTACATTCGAAATCGAAGCACAGCTTTCATATGACATGGGAGATCAAAACCAGTTTCTACAGTCATTGCGCGCGATTCGTGCAGCAAGCCCACATGATTCCGAAAAACAGAGTGCCATCGGAACTCTCTTTTTTCAGGCAGGACGAACCGAGGAAGGTATTTCCTGTCTGAAACGCGCTATTGAATTAAAACCATATAATGAAGATTATGCTCTCAAATTGGCGGCATTCTATGAACAAACGGGGATGACTGACGAAGCTCAGAATGTACTCTTACGGGCTTTACACACCACGCCGGGCAGTCGTCGGCTTCCCATTGCTCTAGGTCGCGTTTGTGAAGCAAACCAGCAGTGGGACCAGGCGAGAATCTATTATGCCATGGTTGTAAATCACTTCCCCAAAAATCATGTCTGGCGGAAGCATTTTGCTCGATGTCTGTACCACTCAGAACATTATTCCGAAGCATTTGAACAATTTTCTCTCTGTCAGAAAAACGATCCAGAATCACTTTCACTTTCGGAAATGATTGCGTTTGGAGATTCAGCGCTACGCATAGGGAACCTTGAGAAGGCCCAGCACCTTTTTGATCAGATATCCGCTAACCATAAAAGTCAATTACTCCACGTGGAAATATTACGAGGATTATGTGCGATAAACCGCGGTCAGAATATCAGTGCAAAAACCATTATCGATACAGCCCGTACAAAGTGGCCTACTGACCCCACTCTATTGCAAGTCGCATCCTTGCTGCCCGCTCAATAG